In the Primulina eburnea isolate SZY01 unplaced genomic scaffold, ASM2296580v1 ctg739_ERROPOS11973397, whole genome shotgun sequence genome, one interval contains:
- the LOC140822039 gene encoding basic leucine zipper 43-like encodes MQQGELSDLEYLFPPNSTCFEPHFCMINNNNMVPENHFHSFPKPLYQLSINPQAREFNPQSTCLSNNNSTSDEAEEQQFSIINERKQKRMISNRESARRSRMRKQRHLDELWSQIVWLRNENHQLIDKLNHVSEDHDRAVQENVQLKEETSELRQMITDMQLSSPYSSLIKELHDDPCNDLP; translated from the coding sequence ATGCAACAGGGCGAACTCTCCGATCTCGAATATCTTTTTCCTCCAAACTCGACTTGTTTCGAACCCCATTTCTGCATGATCAATAATAACAATATGGTACCAGAAAACCATTTTCACTCATTTCCCAAACCGTTGTATCAACTCAGCATAAATCCACAAGCTCGAGAATTCAACCCTCAATCTACATGTCTAAGCAACAATAATTCGACTTCTGATGAAGCAGAGGAGCAACAATTTAGCATCATAAATGAGAGGAAACAAAAAAGAATGATTTCTAACCGAGAATCTGCACGTAGATCACGTATGCGAAAGCAGAGGCACTTGGACGAGCTTTGGTCGCAAATCGTTTGGCTTCGTAATGAGAATCACCAACTCATTGATAAACTGAACCATGTGTCAGAGGATCACGATCGAGCGGTTCAAGAAAACGTTCAGCTGAAGGAAGAAACCTCGGAGCTTCGTCAAATGATTACTGATATGCAGCTTAGTAGTCCATATTCTAGCCTAATCAAAGAGCTTCATGATGATCCTTGCAATGATTTACCTTAA